The following coding sequences are from one Musa acuminata AAA Group cultivar baxijiao chromosome BXJ1-6, Cavendish_Baxijiao_AAA, whole genome shotgun sequence window:
- the LOC135583826 gene encoding transcription factor MYB59-like isoform X1 encodes MVPPPTMMTRKGPWTEQEDLQLVWFVRLLGERRWDFLAKVSGLNRSGKSCRLRWVNYLHPGLKRGRMTPQEEDLVVELHAKWGNRFDRRWSRIARRLPGRTDNEIKNYWRTHMRKKAQERRTCSSPSPSSSSSSNGPPSELRVEKHDGDSVAEGSAFTSGLELTDDEVKGYTMDQIWNEIAASESCNMECPPTSSSIWEDKSESLWRLDEDLRISNPPRV; translated from the exons ATGGTGCCGCCGCCGACGATGATGACACGGAAGGGGCCATGGACGGAGCAGGAGGACCTCCAACTGGTATGGTTCGTCCGCCTGCTCGGTGAACGTCGTTGGGATTTCTTAGCCAAGGTGTCAG GTCTTAACAGGTCGGGCAAGAGTTGCAGGCTACGATGGGTTAACTATCTTCATCCCGGCCTCAAGCGCGGCCGCATGACGCCCCAGGAAGAAGACCTTGTGGTCGAACTCCATGCTAAATGGGGCAACAG GTTTGATCGTAGGTGGTCTCGCATTGCTCGGCGGCTGCCAGGGCGcaccgacaacgagatcaagaactactggaggacACACATGAGGAAGAAGGCACAGGAGCGGAGGACGTGCTCGTCGCCCTCGCCATCTTCATCATCTTCGAGTAACGGACCTCCATCGGAACTTAGAGTGGAAAAGCATGACGGCGACAGCGTTGCAGAGGGCAGCGCTTTCACCTCGGGGCTCGAATTGACCGATGATGAAGTCAAGGGGTACACGATGGACCAGATCTGGAACGAGATCGCCGCATCGGAATCGTGCAACATGGAGTGCCCTCCGACGAGTTCTTCCATATGGGAAGACAAGTCCGAATCACTCTGGAGATTAGATGAAGACCTGAGGATTTCGAACCCACCCCGTGTCTGA
- the LOC135583826 gene encoding transcription factor MYB59-like isoform X2: protein MVPPPTMMTRKGPWTEQEDLQLVWFVRLLGERRWDFLAKVSGLNRSGKSCRLRWVNYLHPGLKRGRMTPQEEDLVVELHAKWGNRWSRIARRLPGRTDNEIKNYWRTHMRKKAQERRTCSSPSPSSSSSSNGPPSELRVEKHDGDSVAEGSAFTSGLELTDDEVKGYTMDQIWNEIAASESCNMECPPTSSSIWEDKSESLWRLDEDLRISNPPRV from the exons ATGGTGCCGCCGCCGACGATGATGACACGGAAGGGGCCATGGACGGAGCAGGAGGACCTCCAACTGGTATGGTTCGTCCGCCTGCTCGGTGAACGTCGTTGGGATTTCTTAGCCAAGGTGTCAG GTCTTAACAGGTCGGGCAAGAGTTGCAGGCTACGATGGGTTAACTATCTTCATCCCGGCCTCAAGCGCGGCCGCATGACGCCCCAGGAAGAAGACCTTGTGGTCGAACTCCATGCTAAATGGGGCAACAG GTGGTCTCGCATTGCTCGGCGGCTGCCAGGGCGcaccgacaacgagatcaagaactactggaggacACACATGAGGAAGAAGGCACAGGAGCGGAGGACGTGCTCGTCGCCCTCGCCATCTTCATCATCTTCGAGTAACGGACCTCCATCGGAACTTAGAGTGGAAAAGCATGACGGCGACAGCGTTGCAGAGGGCAGCGCTTTCACCTCGGGGCTCGAATTGACCGATGATGAAGTCAAGGGGTACACGATGGACCAGATCTGGAACGAGATCGCCGCATCGGAATCGTGCAACATGGAGTGCCCTCCGACGAGTTCTTCCATATGGGAAGACAAGTCCGAATCACTCTGGAGATTAGATGAAGACCTGAGGATTTCGAACCCACCCCGTGTCTGA
- the LOC135583826 gene encoding transcription factor MYB59-like isoform X3, translating to MDGAGGPPTGLNRSGKSCRLRWVNYLHPGLKRGRMTPQEEDLVVELHAKWGNRFDRRWSRIARRLPGRTDNEIKNYWRTHMRKKAQERRTCSSPSPSSSSSSNGPPSELRVEKHDGDSVAEGSAFTSGLELTDDEVKGYTMDQIWNEIAASESCNMECPPTSSSIWEDKSESLWRLDEDLRISNPPRV from the exons ATGGACGGAGCAGGAGGACCTCCAACTG GTCTTAACAGGTCGGGCAAGAGTTGCAGGCTACGATGGGTTAACTATCTTCATCCCGGCCTCAAGCGCGGCCGCATGACGCCCCAGGAAGAAGACCTTGTGGTCGAACTCCATGCTAAATGGGGCAACAG GTTTGATCGTAGGTGGTCTCGCATTGCTCGGCGGCTGCCAGGGCGcaccgacaacgagatcaagaactactggaggacACACATGAGGAAGAAGGCACAGGAGCGGAGGACGTGCTCGTCGCCCTCGCCATCTTCATCATCTTCGAGTAACGGACCTCCATCGGAACTTAGAGTGGAAAAGCATGACGGCGACAGCGTTGCAGAGGGCAGCGCTTTCACCTCGGGGCTCGAATTGACCGATGATGAAGTCAAGGGGTACACGATGGACCAGATCTGGAACGAGATCGCCGCATCGGAATCGTGCAACATGGAGTGCCCTCCGACGAGTTCTTCCATATGGGAAGACAAGTCCGAATCACTCTGGAGATTAGATGAAGACCTGAGGATTTCGAACCCACCCCGTGTCTGA